The proteins below come from a single Triticum aestivum cultivar Chinese Spring chromosome 5D, IWGSC CS RefSeq v2.1, whole genome shotgun sequence genomic window:
- the LOC123124797 gene encoding NADH-ubiquinone oxidoreductase chain 1-like has product MAFVRRRKGPDVVGSFGLLQPLADGLKLILKEPISPSSANFSLFRMAPVATFMLSLVAWAVVPFDYGMVLSYPNIGLLYLFAISSLGVYGIILAGWSSKTGGGRSVTYDIRTNWSKMGLCRRC; this is encoded by the coding sequence ATGGCTTTTGTGCGACGTCGAAAGGGTCCTGATGTAGTGGGATCATTCGGATTGTTACAACCTCTAGCAGATGGTTTGAAATTGATTCTAAAAGAACCTATTTCACCAAGTAGTGCTAATTTCTCCCTTTTTAGAATGGCTCCAGTGGCTACATTTATGTTAAGTCTGGTCGCTTGGGCCGTTGTACCTTTTGATTATGGTATGGTATTGTCATATCCGAACATAGGGCTACTTTATTTGTTTGCCATATCTTCGCTAGGTGTTTATGGAATAATTCTAGCAGGTTGGTCTAGTAAGACGGGGGGCGGCCGTTCGGTCACCTATGATATACGGACCAATTGGTCAAAAATGGGTTTGTGCCGCAGGTGTTGA